A region of the Anolis carolinensis isolate JA03-04 chromosome 1, rAnoCar3.1.pri, whole genome shotgun sequence genome:
AAAACGGTCACCGGGATATCAAGGTGGTTGTTGTGTAGATTCAAGTAATTTGTGACTTATGGCAAAATTAAGGCAAACCTagcatggtgttttcttggcaagattagttcagacaggtattgcttttgccttcctccgaAGCTGAGAGTTTGACAAGCCCAAAGTTATCCACTGGCTTCCCATGGTTGAGCagaaatttgaaccctgttctccagagttgtagtccagtgttcAGACTACTGCACCACATTGGCTCTGATATAAAAGCAGTGAACAGGAATACATCAGGCAATGactcatctctttcctttctatttCCAGTTCAGGTCTTAGTCGATGGTGCTCCCGTCCGTATCCAGTTGTGGGACACAGCAGGACAGGTAAGGTCCAGAGTCTTCCGCTTTTGTTCTAATAAGGTGACAAGAAGAATGTTAAGAATTGGAATGGAATATTACTGGCAttagaacaacaataataaacaatcaTGCCTGGCATATTTCAAGCACAAACATCAGCTCCATAATCTAAGTCAGGTCTTACAAGGCAAGTGAGTAATATCTTGATCATCATGACAGAGTTCAGAAGAGTTGCTTTTAGAATGGCAACCTCCAAAATCTCCAGTCAGTGTAACTGTTCTTACTGAGATTAATAGTGAAAGTTACAGCCTGGGAAAAAGGACTGTCTGAAGCTCAGACTATGGTGAATTCATGCTTCCAGTAacatttgaactgggctataaAGCAACTGAAATGAACTTCAGCTTTTACAGCCAGGGTCCTAAAAAAGCAAGATACCTCTGTTTAGAGGTACAAATCTTTCTTGGGAAGACATGtgtttatttgcctttttaataTTTCCAAACATGTAGAAGCAGTCCCCAAGGTCCAAACATCTGGCTTACATATGACTTACAGTTAAGAATGTGAATGAGACAACAGGGCtcaccctcggaagggaaattcacccctgaaagagttatcatggggaaaaggtgtcctcACTGAAgtttctcaccaattcttgtttccacgaaagcctaattttttcaaaatccaattatcaaagagacagaaagagaggtgaaatcttctgaacaggggcacagacaacaacaaccaaaaaacacacaattggagtgttaacccttctctatgttaCTCAAagaataagtgtgtgtgtgtgtgtgtgtcacttggagatatatatatgactggagttacactttaaaaatatacctgttccgatttacatactcattcaacttaagaacaaaactatAGGACCTGCCTTGTTCATTAGAATACAAAAATAGGTTAAAGGGCAGCTTTCAAATATCTATTGAAAGAACTGGTTTGCTTTATTTGCTCATGTGGTTGTGTGTTTAGTGGGCTCTAAATGTCATCTTTTCCATTACATCTTACTGCCCTATACCTACTGAGACCCCTTTTTATTTACACTTGGGACAGTTCAAGTCTTTGTCTCTAAAATTGAGAAAGACTGGCCTCTCCTGCTTTTAGAGTTCTGTGGAAAGGTGAATGAAGCTATCTTTTACATGATCTCACACATTAGCTAGATACCTATCCTGAACTCCACTCACTgtgttttttccttttcttgtacAGGAAGATTTCGACTGCTTGCGCTCCCTCTGTTATCCAGACACTGATGTCTTCCTGGTCTGCTTCAGCGTTGTCAACCCCACATCCTTCCAGAACATTATAGAAAAATGGATTCCTGAAATTCGAACTCACAATCCCCAGACCCCAGTGGTGCTGGTTGGGACACAGGCTGACTTAAGGGATGACGTCAATGTGCTGATCAGCCTGGATCGCTACCATGTAAAGCCTGTGCCACGAACTCAGGCAGAAGGCCTGGCTGAAAAGATCCGGGCTGAGACTTATGTCGAGTGCTCTGCCCTGACTCAAAAGAACTTGAAGGAGGTTTTTGACACAGCAATTGTCAGTGC
Encoded here:
- the rhov gene encoding rho-related GTP-binding protein RhoV, whose translation is MPPQELLDYSPTLRRRRKRCSSPSRGSELGVKCVLLGDGAVGKTSLIVSYTTNGYPDQYQPTALDTFSVQVLVDGAPVRIQLWDTAGQEDFDCLRSLCYPDTDVFLVCFSVVNPTSFQNIIEKWIPEIRTHNPQTPVVLVGTQADLRDDVNVLISLDRYHVKPVPRTQAEGLAEKIRAETYVECSALTQKNLKEVFDTAIVSAVEHKAQQEKKMTAKGIKTLSKCRWKKFFCFV